A single genomic interval of Spinacia oleracea cultivar Varoflay chromosome 6, BTI_SOV_V1, whole genome shotgun sequence harbors:
- the LOC110790709 gene encoding cysteine-rich receptor-like protein kinase 44 isoform X1: MEPSKTSYLILYLILIISIPKLVSAQFAFRHSWCGGANYASNSTYQSNLRSVLNSLSTDNRITSGFYNFTAGRGLDRVNSIVVCRGDVPVGTCRVCVRDSANSIPQSCPNQREALGYSQYCTIYISNRAIYGIVQDEPRWYLVTSENVTGVVGFNQTLSSLMVSLQNRAALGNSELKFATGAVNLTGGGGQRLYGLVQCTPDLSRLSCVQCIQGSLSLLPTCCIQPTYTASGVSIVIPSCFVRYELFDFLANVPDLTPPPLPPSPEPASPPNNGNTTTTAEQNYVFVARRSTKPVNPSVIAIPIVVATTLIVVVVLCITIRKKKLSNYWKVKFTKDEIETLQSLQFSLGTIKHATGDFSDENKLGEGGFGIVYKGELADGQELAVKRLSRNSVHGDLQFKNEVLILAKLQHKNLVRLLGFCLQEEEMLLIYECVANRSLDYFIFDPVQRESIRWETRYKIIYGTARGLLYLHEESRTRIIHRDLKAGNVLLDEEFNPKIADFGMARLFNIDQTQTFASRIVGTYGYMAPEYALHGQVSMKTDVFSFGVLVLEIVSGQRISSFSNGENPENLLSFAWKNWVNGTPWNVVDTTLSTGFSTNILRCIHIGLLCVQENPADRPVMSSVDLMLSRHSLTLQVPLQPAFFIESISQGITTTQSITGQERYSINDVTVTEAYPR, from the exons ATGGAGCCATCAAAGACTTCTTACTTGATTCTATATCTCATCCTCATTATTTCGATCCCCAAATTAGTCTCAGCTCAGTTCGCATTCCGCCACAGTTGGTGCGGCGGCGCGAATTACGCATCCAACAGCACGTACCAATCCAACCTCAGATCAGTCCTAAACTCTCTATCCACAGACAACCGAATCACGTCCGGCTTCTACAACTTCACCGCGGGCCGAGGTCTCGATCGAGTTAACTCCATAGTCGTATGCAGAGGCGATGTTCCGGTAGGGACGTGCCGGGTTTGTGTAAGAGACTCAGCTAACTCAATCCCTCAGAGTTGTCCTAACCAAAGAGAGGCACTTGGGTATAGTCAATATTGCACAATTTATATCTCAAACCGCGCTATATACGGCATTGTGCAAGACGAGCCACGATG GTATCTAGTGACGAGTGAAAACGTGACCGGTGTTGTTGGGTTTAACCAAACACTCTCTTCTTTAATGGTTTCCTTGCAGAATCGAGCTGCTTTGGGTAATTCCGAGCTAAAATTTGCTACCGGAGCGGTTAATCTTACCGGCGGTGGAGGTCAGAGGTTATATGGGCTTGTGCAGTGTACTCCAGATTTGTCTAGGCTAAGTTGTGTACAATGCATTCAAGGGTCACTTTCTCTGCTCCCAACATGTTGTATTCAACCTACTTATACTGCTTCAGGGGTATCCATTGTCATACCAAGTTGCTTTGTTCGGTATGAACTCTTCGATTTCTTAGCAAATGTGCCTGATTTAACTCCGCCGCCGTTACCTCCATCACCAGAACCTGCATCGCCACCAAACAATGGCAATACAACAACTACAGCAG AACAAAATTATGTGTTTGTAGCTAGAAGAAGCACAAAACCTGTCAATCCCAGTGTTATTGCCATCCCAATTGTTGTCGCGACAACACTCATTGTCGTGGTAGTCCTTTGCATCACAataaggaagaagaagctgaGCAACTACTGGAAGGTGAAATTTACTA AAGATGAAATTGAGACCCTTCAGTCTTTGCAGTTCAGTTTGGGGACTATTAAACATGCAACAGGGGATTTTTCGGATGAGAATAAGCTCGGAGAAGGTGGATTTGGCATTGTTTACAAG GGTGAGCTTGCTGACGGGCAAGAGCTCGCAGTAAAGAGGTTGTCGAGGAATTCAGTGCACGGAGACTTACAGttcaaaaatgaagttttgatACTGGCGAAACTCCAACACAAGAACTTGGTGAGGCTTCTAGGATTTTGCCTTCAGGAAGAAGAGATGCTTCTCATCTATGAGTGTGTTGCCAACAGAAGCCTTGATTACTTCATATTCG ATCCTGTTCAGCGTGAGTCTATAAGATGGGAAACACGATACAAAATTATCTATGGCACTGCTAGAGGGCTACTCTACCTCCATGAAGAGTCAAGAACACGAATCATTCATCGTGACCTAAAAGCAGGGAATGTACTCCTAGATGAAGAATTTAATCCTAAAATTGCAGATTTTGGTATGGCAAGGCTCTTTAACATTGATCAAACTCAAACATTTGCAAGTAGAATTGTCGGTACCTA TGGATATATGGCACCAGAGTACGCACTCCATGGACAAGTATCAATGAAGACCGATGTCTTCAGCTTTGGTGTACTCGTCCTAGAGATTGTAAGCGGACAAAGGATTAGCTCGTTTTCAAATGGAGAGAATCCCGAAAACCTTCTTAGCTTT GCTTGGAAGAATTGGGTAAATGGCACACCTTGGAATGTGGTGGATACTACATTATCAACTGGTTTTAGCACAAACATATTGAGATGCATCCATATTGGTTTACTATGTGTACAAGAGAATCCAGCAGACAGGCCGGTTATGTCGTCGGTCGATCTTATGTTAAGTAGACATTCTCTTACCCTTCAAGTGCCATTACAACCTGCATTCTTCATAGAGAGCATCTCCCAAGGAATTACTACAACTCAGTCGATCACCGGACAAGAAAGATATTCAATCAACGACGTTACCGTGACAGAGGCGTACCCTCGATAG
- the LOC110790709 gene encoding cysteine-rich receptor-like protein kinase 44 isoform X2 yields MEPSKTSYLILYLILIISIPKLVSAQFAFRHSWCGGANYASNSTYQSNLRSVLNSLSTDNRITSGFYNFTAGRGLDRVNSIVVCRGDVPVGTCRVCVRDSANSIPQSCPNQREALGYSQYCTIYISNRAIYGIVQDEPRWYLVTSENVTGVVGFNQTLSSLMVSLQNRAALGNSELKFATGAVNLTGGGGQRLYGLVQCTPDLSRLSCVQCIQGSLSLLPTCCIQPTYTASGVSIVIPSCFVRYELFDFLANVPDLTPPPLPPSPEPASPPNNGNTTTTAARRSTKPVNPSVIAIPIVVATTLIVVVVLCITIRKKKLSNYWKVKFTKDEIETLQSLQFSLGTIKHATGDFSDENKLGEGGFGIVYKGELADGQELAVKRLSRNSVHGDLQFKNEVLILAKLQHKNLVRLLGFCLQEEEMLLIYECVANRSLDYFIFDPVQRESIRWETRYKIIYGTARGLLYLHEESRTRIIHRDLKAGNVLLDEEFNPKIADFGMARLFNIDQTQTFASRIVGTYGYMAPEYALHGQVSMKTDVFSFGVLVLEIVSGQRISSFSNGENPENLLSFAWKNWVNGTPWNVVDTTLSTGFSTNILRCIHIGLLCVQENPADRPVMSSVDLMLSRHSLTLQVPLQPAFFIESISQGITTTQSITGQERYSINDVTVTEAYPR; encoded by the exons ATGGAGCCATCAAAGACTTCTTACTTGATTCTATATCTCATCCTCATTATTTCGATCCCCAAATTAGTCTCAGCTCAGTTCGCATTCCGCCACAGTTGGTGCGGCGGCGCGAATTACGCATCCAACAGCACGTACCAATCCAACCTCAGATCAGTCCTAAACTCTCTATCCACAGACAACCGAATCACGTCCGGCTTCTACAACTTCACCGCGGGCCGAGGTCTCGATCGAGTTAACTCCATAGTCGTATGCAGAGGCGATGTTCCGGTAGGGACGTGCCGGGTTTGTGTAAGAGACTCAGCTAACTCAATCCCTCAGAGTTGTCCTAACCAAAGAGAGGCACTTGGGTATAGTCAATATTGCACAATTTATATCTCAAACCGCGCTATATACGGCATTGTGCAAGACGAGCCACGATG GTATCTAGTGACGAGTGAAAACGTGACCGGTGTTGTTGGGTTTAACCAAACACTCTCTTCTTTAATGGTTTCCTTGCAGAATCGAGCTGCTTTGGGTAATTCCGAGCTAAAATTTGCTACCGGAGCGGTTAATCTTACCGGCGGTGGAGGTCAGAGGTTATATGGGCTTGTGCAGTGTACTCCAGATTTGTCTAGGCTAAGTTGTGTACAATGCATTCAAGGGTCACTTTCTCTGCTCCCAACATGTTGTATTCAACCTACTTATACTGCTTCAGGGGTATCCATTGTCATACCAAGTTGCTTTGTTCGGTATGAACTCTTCGATTTCTTAGCAAATGTGCCTGATTTAACTCCGCCGCCGTTACCTCCATCACCAGAACCTGCATCGCCACCAAACAATGGCAATACAACAACTACAGCAG CTAGAAGAAGCACAAAACCTGTCAATCCCAGTGTTATTGCCATCCCAATTGTTGTCGCGACAACACTCATTGTCGTGGTAGTCCTTTGCATCACAataaggaagaagaagctgaGCAACTACTGGAAGGTGAAATTTACTA AAGATGAAATTGAGACCCTTCAGTCTTTGCAGTTCAGTTTGGGGACTATTAAACATGCAACAGGGGATTTTTCGGATGAGAATAAGCTCGGAGAAGGTGGATTTGGCATTGTTTACAAG GGTGAGCTTGCTGACGGGCAAGAGCTCGCAGTAAAGAGGTTGTCGAGGAATTCAGTGCACGGAGACTTACAGttcaaaaatgaagttttgatACTGGCGAAACTCCAACACAAGAACTTGGTGAGGCTTCTAGGATTTTGCCTTCAGGAAGAAGAGATGCTTCTCATCTATGAGTGTGTTGCCAACAGAAGCCTTGATTACTTCATATTCG ATCCTGTTCAGCGTGAGTCTATAAGATGGGAAACACGATACAAAATTATCTATGGCACTGCTAGAGGGCTACTCTACCTCCATGAAGAGTCAAGAACACGAATCATTCATCGTGACCTAAAAGCAGGGAATGTACTCCTAGATGAAGAATTTAATCCTAAAATTGCAGATTTTGGTATGGCAAGGCTCTTTAACATTGATCAAACTCAAACATTTGCAAGTAGAATTGTCGGTACCTA TGGATATATGGCACCAGAGTACGCACTCCATGGACAAGTATCAATGAAGACCGATGTCTTCAGCTTTGGTGTACTCGTCCTAGAGATTGTAAGCGGACAAAGGATTAGCTCGTTTTCAAATGGAGAGAATCCCGAAAACCTTCTTAGCTTT GCTTGGAAGAATTGGGTAAATGGCACACCTTGGAATGTGGTGGATACTACATTATCAACTGGTTTTAGCACAAACATATTGAGATGCATCCATATTGGTTTACTATGTGTACAAGAGAATCCAGCAGACAGGCCGGTTATGTCGTCGGTCGATCTTATGTTAAGTAGACATTCTCTTACCCTTCAAGTGCCATTACAACCTGCATTCTTCATAGAGAGCATCTCCCAAGGAATTACTACAACTCAGTCGATCACCGGACAAGAAAGATATTCAATCAACGACGTTACCGTGACAGAGGCGTACCCTCGATAG